The following coding sequences lie in one Prevotella sp. oral taxon 299 str. F0039 genomic window:
- the holA gene encoding DNA polymerase III subunit delta yields MTEKKSSIPFEDIMRRIEQRQYSPVYILMGDESYYIDQITDAIANSVLKPEEQDFNQTILFGADVTAAQVVDIAKGYPMMSSHRVVIVKEAQNVKSLDALEKYLVNPMPSTILVWCHKNGLIDKRKKVVSKAESVGIVFESKKKRDYELNTFINKYLKEKNVQIDDKSSDMIAEHVGADLSRLVSELDKIILSLDNQNRIITPEMVEQKIGISKEFNTFELRSAIINKDVYKANLIINYFEKNPKSGSIYAFLPLLFSYFQNLMIAYYAPNRSNEADVARFLELKSSWAAKDYILGMRNYSGVKAMQIIEKIREVDAKSKGLDNPNTSADELMKELLFFILH; encoded by the coding sequence ATGACTGAAAAGAAAAGTTCAATTCCTTTCGAAGACATCATGCGCCGTATAGAACAACGGCAATATTCACCTGTTTACATATTGATGGGAGACGAATCGTATTACATCGATCAGATAACAGATGCCATAGCAAACTCTGTTTTAAAGCCTGAAGAGCAGGATTTTAATCAAACAATTCTTTTTGGAGCAGATGTAACAGCAGCTCAAGTGGTAGATATTGCAAAGGGATACCCAATGATGTCGAGCCATAGAGTGGTGATTGTGAAAGAAGCGCAGAATGTAAAATCGCTCGATGCACTCGAAAAATATCTTGTAAATCCAATGCCTTCAACAATTTTAGTGTGGTGTCATAAAAATGGATTAATAGACAAACGCAAGAAAGTTGTATCGAAAGCAGAATCGGTTGGAATTGTCTTCGAAAGTAAGAAAAAACGAGATTACGAATTAAATACTTTCATTAACAAATATTTAAAAGAAAAAAATGTGCAAATAGATGACAAGTCTTCGGATATGATTGCTGAGCATGTTGGAGCAGATTTAAGTAGGTTAGTGTCTGAATTGGATAAAATCATTTTGTCGTTAGATAATCAAAATCGAATAATAACACCAGAAATGGTGGAGCAGAAGATTGGTATTAGTAAAGAATTTAATACGTTTGAACTTCGAAGTGCCATTATAAATAAAGATGTGTATAAGGCAAATCTCATTATCAACTATTTTGAGAAGAATCCTAAGTCGGGTTCTATATATGCCTTTCTACCGCTATTGTTCAGCTATTTTCAAAATCTAATGATTGCCTATTATGCTCCCAATAGGAGTAATGAAGCCGATGTTGCAAGGTTTTTAGAATTAAAATCGAGTTGGGCTGCCAAAGATTATATACTTGGAATGAGAAACTATTCGGGTGTAAAGGCAATGCAAATTATAGAGAAGATTAGAGAAGTTGATGCAAAAAGTAAAGGTTTAGATAATCCAAATACATCTGCAGATGAGCTAATGAAGGAGCTTTTATTCTTCATTTTACACTAA